The proteins below come from a single Burkholderia humptydooensis genomic window:
- a CDS encoding Smr/MutS family protein, whose product MAKNQPHPSDPAKRQAAAREPAPAPASPPPAPAALRGQGLAGLDALRATLAGESERRTREAVQAKQAARQANADADLFRREIGAITPLAAPPRAAGGRPAPAPVPKHTQQDEEAVLSETLSDEFDPETLLDTDETLYYHRPGVSRDVVRKLRSGAWIVQAQLDLHGMRRDEAREALAEFIRESGKKGLRCLRVIHGKGLGSIGKEPVLKGKVRAWLVQKDEVIAFCQARGHDGGAGAVLVLLQPA is encoded by the coding sequence CGCAAGCCCGCCTCCCGCGCCCGCCGCGCTGCGCGGCCAGGGCCTCGCCGGGCTCGACGCGCTGCGCGCCACCCTCGCCGGCGAATCCGAGCGCCGCACGCGCGAAGCGGTGCAGGCGAAGCAGGCGGCCCGTCAGGCCAACGCCGACGCCGACCTCTTTCGCCGCGAGATCGGCGCGATCACGCCGCTCGCGGCGCCGCCGCGCGCCGCGGGCGGCCGCCCGGCGCCCGCGCCCGTGCCGAAGCACACGCAGCAGGACGAGGAGGCGGTGCTGTCCGAGACCTTGTCCGACGAATTCGATCCCGAGACGCTGCTCGATACCGACGAGACGCTGTACTACCACCGCCCCGGCGTGAGCCGCGACGTCGTGCGCAAGCTCAGAAGCGGCGCATGGATCGTCCAGGCGCAGCTCGATCTGCACGGAATGCGGCGCGACGAGGCGCGCGAGGCGCTCGCCGAATTCATCCGCGAATCGGGCAAGAAAGGCCTGCGCTGCCTGCGCGTGATCCACGGCAAGGGGCTCGGCTCGATCGGCAAGGAGCCGGTGCTCAAGGGCAAGGTGCGCGCGTGGCTCGTGCAGAAGGATGAGGTGATCGCGTTCTGTCAGGCGCGCGGCCATGACGGCGGGGCGGGCGCCGTGCTCGTGCTGCTGCAGCCGGCCTAG
- a CDS encoding amino acid ABC transporter permease, with protein MQAFDLVVHTLPVLAKGAVLTMKFAVAAMVLGLIVGLVVAIVRIGDNRFLCAIAQGYVSLMRGTPLLVQMFVVYYGLPDIGISLDPTAAGIFTLTLNAGAYLSESMRGAILGIGRGQWAASHSLGLTHVQTLRHVICPQALRLAVPSLGNTLISLIKDTSLVSVITVTELLRSTQEVIASTFQPLPLYLAAAAIYWALSTLLARLQGRIETRCALPSAH; from the coding sequence ATGCAAGCGTTCGATCTGGTCGTGCACACCCTCCCCGTCCTCGCGAAAGGCGCGGTCCTCACGATGAAGTTCGCGGTCGCGGCGATGGTGCTCGGGTTGATCGTCGGCCTCGTCGTCGCGATCGTGCGGATCGGCGACAACCGGTTCCTCTGCGCGATCGCGCAGGGCTACGTGAGCCTGATGCGCGGCACGCCGCTCCTCGTGCAGATGTTCGTCGTCTACTACGGGCTGCCCGACATCGGCATCTCGCTCGACCCGACGGCCGCCGGCATCTTCACGCTGACGCTCAACGCGGGCGCGTACCTGTCCGAAAGCATGCGCGGCGCGATCCTCGGCATCGGCCGCGGCCAGTGGGCCGCGTCGCACAGCCTGGGCCTCACGCATGTGCAGACGCTGCGCCACGTGATCTGCCCGCAGGCGCTGCGCCTCGCGGTGCCGAGCCTCGGCAACACGCTGATCAGCCTCATCAAGGACACGTCGCTCGTCTCGGTCATCACCGTCACGGAGCTGCTGCGCTCGACGCAGGAAGTGATCGCGTCGACCTTCCAGCCGCTGCCGCTGTATCTCGCCGCCGCCGCGATCTACTGGGCGCTGAGCACGCTGCTCGCGCGGCTCCAGGGCCGCATCGAAACGCGCTGCGCGCTGCCGTCCGCGCACTGA
- a CDS encoding transporter substrate-binding domain-containing protein, with product MKAFKPMFTSTLVAALLGIATASAHAADLLDNVRQAGVLKIALEGTYPPFDYRNGDGQLEGFDVDVAKEVAARLGVKPQFVTTEWSGILAGLQAGKFDVIVNQVGITPARKQALDFSQPYVYSAAQLIQRADDKHDYGAPGALQGKRIGVTLGTNFADLAKTLQGVDVKTYPGAPEKLRDVAAGRIDVSMDDRLMLPYLIKNAHMPLRPGATIKGGETQMGIPFRKGNPKFAKAIDDALASMRADGTLKKISVHWFGVDTSTPTAQ from the coding sequence ATGAAGGCATTCAAACCGATGTTCACGTCAACACTCGTCGCCGCGCTGCTCGGCATCGCAACCGCGTCCGCGCACGCGGCCGATCTGCTCGACAACGTCAGGCAGGCCGGCGTGCTGAAGATCGCGCTCGAAGGCACCTACCCTCCGTTCGACTACCGCAACGGCGACGGCCAGCTCGAAGGCTTCGACGTCGACGTCGCGAAGGAAGTCGCCGCGCGGCTCGGCGTGAAGCCGCAATTCGTCACGACCGAGTGGAGCGGGATTCTCGCCGGCCTGCAGGCGGGCAAATTCGACGTGATCGTCAACCAGGTCGGCATCACGCCCGCGCGCAAGCAGGCGCTCGACTTCAGCCAGCCGTATGTGTACTCGGCCGCGCAACTGATCCAGCGCGCGGACGACAAGCACGATTACGGCGCGCCGGGCGCGTTGCAGGGCAAGCGGATCGGCGTCACGCTCGGCACCAACTTCGCCGATCTCGCGAAGACGCTGCAAGGCGTCGACGTGAAGACCTATCCGGGCGCGCCGGAGAAGCTGCGCGACGTCGCCGCGGGCCGCATCGACGTCAGCATGGACGACCGGCTGATGCTGCCGTATCTGATCAAGAACGCGCACATGCCGCTGCGGCCCGGCGCGACGATCAAGGGCGGCGAGACGCAGATGGGCATCCCGTTCCGCAAGGGCAATCCGAAGTTCGCGAAGGCGATCGACGACGCGCTCGCGTCGATGCGCGCGGACGGCACGCTCAAGAAGATCTCCGTGCACTGGTTCGGCGTCGACACGTCGACCCCGACCGCGCAATGA
- a CDS encoding carbohydrate ABC transporter permease, translated as MAAPLSGNGTSAADAHRTSPLSAFADRWIPKLVLAPSIAIALVFIYGFIVVTSYLSLTNSRLLPNYEFDGFGRYSDLFQNDVWWTSAANLGWFGIPFIAICVALGLFLAILLDQKIRNEGALRAVFLYPMALSFIVTGTAWQWILNPGLGLEKVMHDWGFTNFSFGWLDDPDKAIFCVVIAAVWQSTGFVMALFLAGLRGVDSEIFKAAQVDGATLPTIYRKIVIPSMRPVFFSVLLILCHITIKTFDLVVALTAGGPGTSSSLPAMFMYTYSFNRGQLGVGAASSVMMLATVVAVLVPLMYLESRSTRNAA; from the coding sequence GTGGCTGCCCCTCTTAGCGGAAACGGAACCAGCGCGGCTGACGCGCACCGCACGTCGCCGCTGTCGGCGTTCGCCGACCGCTGGATTCCGAAACTGGTGCTCGCGCCCAGCATCGCGATCGCCTTGGTTTTCATCTACGGCTTCATCGTCGTCACCAGCTATCTGTCGCTGACGAATTCCCGGCTGCTGCCGAACTACGAGTTCGACGGCTTCGGCCGCTATTCCGACTTGTTCCAGAACGACGTCTGGTGGACGTCGGCCGCGAACCTCGGCTGGTTCGGCATCCCGTTCATCGCGATCTGCGTCGCGCTGGGCCTCTTCCTTGCAATCCTGCTCGATCAGAAGATCCGCAACGAAGGCGCGCTGCGCGCGGTGTTCCTGTATCCGATGGCGCTGTCGTTCATCGTCACGGGCACCGCGTGGCAGTGGATACTGAACCCGGGCCTCGGCCTCGAGAAGGTGATGCACGACTGGGGCTTCACGAACTTCTCGTTCGGCTGGCTCGACGATCCGGACAAGGCGATCTTCTGCGTCGTGATCGCGGCCGTCTGGCAATCGACGGGCTTCGTGATGGCGCTCTTCCTCGCCGGCCTGCGCGGCGTCGACAGCGAGATCTTCAAGGCCGCGCAGGTCGACGGCGCGACGCTGCCCACGATCTACCGCAAGATCGTGATCCCGAGCATGCGCCCGGTGTTCTTCTCGGTGCTGCTGATCCTCTGCCACATCACGATCAAGACCTTCGACCTCGTCGTCGCGCTGACGGCGGGCGGGCCGGGCACGTCGTCGTCGCTGCCCGCGATGTTCATGTACACGTATTCGTTCAACCGCGGGCAGCTCGGCGTCGGCGCGGCGTCGTCGGTGATGATGCTCGCCACCGTCGTCGCGGTGCTCGTGCCGCTCATGTATCTGGAATCGAGGAGCACCCGCAATGCAGCCTAA
- a CDS encoding ABC transporter substrate-binding protein translates to MKIRAIMGALGAAGLLFGAAAAQAAENVTVLHWWTSGGESKAVGVLKDDLQKQGYVWKDFAVAGGAGAAAMTALKTKVISGDAPSAAQIKGPLIQEWADQGVLVNIDSAAGDWKQNLPPEIDKIIKYKGNTVAAPFSVHRVNWLYINKAALDKIGAKPPATWPEFFQIADKLKAAGIQPVAMGGQPWQDLTLWEDVVLSQGADFYRKALVDLDQKTLTSDKMLDVFNTVRKIQGYFDSGRNGRDWNLATAMVINGRAGMQFMGDWAKGEFEAAGKKPGKDYICAAVPGTANAYTFNVDSFVFFQQKGQKAATPGQIALAKTIMTPAFQEQFSLLKGSIPVRLGVKMDKFDDCAKKSYADEQTAIKSNGYVPSLAHGMAQGDATAGAISDVVTKFMNSQQDAKSAVAALARAAKVK, encoded by the coding sequence ATGAAAATTCGCGCGATCATGGGCGCGCTCGGCGCCGCAGGCCTGCTGTTCGGCGCTGCCGCGGCGCAAGCGGCAGAGAACGTCACGGTGCTGCACTGGTGGACGTCGGGCGGCGAATCGAAGGCGGTCGGCGTGCTGAAGGACGACCTGCAGAAGCAGGGCTACGTCTGGAAGGACTTCGCGGTCGCGGGCGGCGCGGGCGCCGCGGCGATGACCGCGCTGAAGACGAAGGTCATCAGCGGCGACGCGCCGTCGGCCGCGCAGATCAAGGGCCCCCTCATCCAGGAGTGGGCGGACCAGGGCGTGCTCGTGAACATCGACTCCGCCGCGGGCGACTGGAAGCAGAACCTGCCGCCCGAGATCGACAAGATCATCAAGTACAAGGGCAACACCGTCGCGGCGCCGTTCTCGGTGCACCGCGTCAACTGGCTCTACATCAACAAGGCCGCGCTCGACAAGATCGGCGCGAAGCCGCCCGCGACGTGGCCCGAATTCTTCCAGATCGCCGACAAGCTGAAGGCGGCGGGCATCCAGCCGGTCGCGATGGGCGGCCAGCCGTGGCAGGACCTGACGCTGTGGGAAGATGTCGTGCTGTCGCAAGGCGCCGACTTCTATAGGAAGGCGCTCGTCGACCTCGACCAGAAGACGCTCACGTCGGACAAGATGCTCGACGTGTTCAACACGGTCCGCAAGATCCAGGGCTACTTCGATTCGGGCCGCAACGGCCGCGACTGGAACCTGGCCACGGCGATGGTCATCAACGGCCGCGCGGGCATGCAGTTCATGGGCGACTGGGCGAAGGGCGAGTTCGAGGCGGCCGGCAAGAAGCCGGGCAAGGACTACATCTGCGCGGCGGTGCCGGGCACGGCGAATGCGTACACGTTCAACGTCGACTCGTTCGTGTTCTTCCAGCAGAAGGGCCAGAAGGCGGCGACGCCCGGCCAGATTGCGCTCGCAAAGACGATCATGACGCCCGCGTTCCAGGAGCAGTTCAGCTTGCTGAAGGGCTCGATCCCGGTGCGCCTCGGCGTGAAGATGGACAAGTTCGACGATTGCGCGAAGAAGTCCTACGCTGATGAACAGACGGCGATCAAGTCGAACGGCTACGTGCCGTCGCTCGCGCACGGCATGGCGCAGGGCGACGCGACGGCGGGCGCGATCTCCGACGTCGTGACGAAGTTCATGAACTCTCAGCAGGATGCGAAGAGCGCGGTTGCCGCGCTCGCGCGCGCCGCGAAGGTGAAGTAA
- a CDS encoding ABC transporter ATP-binding protein has product MASLSIRDVYKTYPNGVPVLKGVDIDIEDGQFLILVGGSGCGKSTLLNMIAGLETVTKGEIRIGEKVVNDLSPKDRDIAMVFQSYALYPSMTVRENISFGLNIRKVPKNEQKSIVERVAAMLQIEHLLDRKPGQLSGGQRQRVAMGRALARDPALFLFDEPLSNLDAKLRIEMRAEIKLLHQRLGTTIVYVTHDQIEAMTLGDRIAVMKDGVVQQFGAPQDIYDSPSNLFVAGFIGAPPMNFINGKLVEQGSGVGIELDTGAMRGVLNLPFDAKRMNGHVGRDVILGLRPERITDARSAHNGESSRLQPVDVTVDVTEPTGPDTHVFAQVNGKRIVSRVHPAANPQPQQKLSLLFDVSKAVLFDPSTEARIA; this is encoded by the coding sequence ATGGCAAGCCTTTCCATCCGTGACGTGTACAAGACCTACCCGAACGGCGTGCCCGTCCTGAAGGGCGTCGACATCGACATCGAGGACGGTCAGTTCCTGATTCTCGTCGGCGGTTCGGGCTGCGGGAAATCGACGCTTCTCAACATGATCGCGGGCCTCGAGACCGTGACGAAGGGCGAGATCCGGATCGGCGAGAAGGTCGTCAACGATCTGTCGCCGAAGGATCGCGACATCGCGATGGTGTTCCAGTCGTACGCGCTCTATCCGTCGATGACGGTGCGCGAGAACATCTCGTTCGGCCTGAACATCCGCAAGGTGCCGAAGAACGAGCAGAAGAGCATCGTCGAGCGCGTCGCCGCGATGCTGCAGATCGAGCACCTGCTCGATCGCAAGCCGGGGCAGCTCTCGGGCGGCCAGCGGCAGCGCGTCGCGATGGGCCGCGCGCTCGCGCGCGACCCGGCGCTCTTCCTGTTCGACGAGCCGCTCTCCAACCTCGACGCGAAGCTGCGCATCGAGATGCGCGCCGAGATCAAGCTGTTGCATCAGCGCCTCGGCACGACGATCGTCTACGTGACGCATGACCAGATCGAGGCGATGACGCTGGGCGACCGGATCGCGGTGATGAAGGACGGCGTCGTCCAGCAGTTCGGCGCGCCGCAGGACATCTACGATTCGCCGTCGAATCTGTTCGTCGCGGGCTTCATCGGCGCGCCGCCGATGAACTTCATCAACGGCAAGCTCGTCGAGCAGGGCAGCGGCGTCGGCATCGAGCTCGACACGGGCGCGATGCGCGGCGTGCTGAACCTGCCGTTCGACGCGAAGCGGATGAACGGCCACGTCGGCCGCGACGTGATCCTCGGCCTGCGGCCGGAGCGGATCACCGACGCGCGGAGCGCGCACAACGGCGAGAGCTCGCGCCTGCAGCCCGTCGACGTGACGGTCGACGTGACCGAGCCGACGGGCCCCGATACGCATGTGTTCGCGCAGGTCAACGGCAAGCGGATCGTGAGCCGCGTGCATCCGGCCGCGAACCCGCAGCCGCAGCAGAAGCTGTCGCTGTTGTTCGATGTGTCGAAGGCGGTGCTGTTCGATCCGTCGACGGAGGCGCGCATCGCGTGA
- a CDS encoding carbohydrate ABC transporter permease gives MQPKMTLSRAVIYAALILFALYFLFPIYVMLSTSFKDLDQLRTGNLLTPPSSWTVAPWVKAWGEACTGVRCDGMKPFFFNSIKMVIPAVLISSLIGAFNGYVLTHWRFRGADALFTMLLVGCFIPFQVILLPMARLQGYFGMANTIPGLVFVHVVYGIAFTTMFFRNFYVSVPAELVKAARIDGAGFFTIFTKILLPVSLPIFMVCLIWQFTQIWNDFLFGIVFSGVDSMPITVALNNLVNTSTGVKEYNVDMAGAIIAALPTLVVYVIAGRYFVRGLTAGAVKG, from the coding sequence ATGCAGCCTAAGATGACACTCAGTCGGGCGGTCATTTACGCGGCGCTGATCCTGTTCGCGCTGTACTTCCTGTTCCCGATCTACGTGATGCTGTCGACGTCGTTCAAGGATCTCGACCAGTTGCGCACGGGCAACCTGCTGACGCCGCCGTCGAGCTGGACGGTCGCGCCGTGGGTGAAGGCATGGGGCGAGGCGTGCACCGGCGTGCGCTGCGACGGAATGAAGCCGTTCTTCTTCAACTCGATCAAGATGGTGATCCCGGCCGTGCTGATCTCGTCGCTGATCGGCGCGTTCAACGGCTACGTGCTCACGCACTGGCGCTTTCGCGGCGCGGATGCGCTCTTCACGATGCTGCTCGTCGGCTGCTTCATCCCGTTCCAGGTGATCCTGCTGCCGATGGCGCGCCTGCAGGGCTACTTCGGGATGGCCAACACGATTCCCGGCCTCGTGTTCGTGCACGTCGTGTACGGGATCGCGTTCACGACGATGTTCTTCCGCAACTTCTACGTGAGCGTGCCGGCCGAGCTCGTGAAGGCGGCGCGCATCGACGGCGCGGGCTTCTTCACGATCTTCACGAAGATCCTGCTGCCGGTGTCGCTGCCGATCTTCATGGTGTGCCTGATCTGGCAGTTCACGCAGATCTGGAACGACTTCCTGTTCGGGATCGTGTTCTCCGGCGTCGATTCGATGCCGATCACGGTCGCGCTGAACAACCTCGTGAACACGTCGACGGGCGTGAAGGAGTACAACGTCGACATGGCGGGCGCGATCATCGCCGCGCTGCCGACGCTCGTCGTCTACGTGATCGCCGGCCGCTACTTCGTGCGCGGCCTGACGGCGGGCGCGGTCAAGGGGTGA
- a CDS encoding bifunctional transcriptional regulator/glucokinase: MSTGAQTKAAAASQHADGPRLLADVGGTNARFALETGPGEISQIRVYPGAEYPTLTDAIRRYLKDAKIGRVNHAAIAIANPVDGDQVRMTNHNWSFSIEATRRALGFDTLLVVNDFTALAMALPGLTDAQRMQIGGGARRQNSVIGLMGPGTGLGVSGLIPADDRWIALGSEGGHATFAPMDEREDLVLQYARRKYPHVSFERVCAGPGMEIIYRALAARDKKRIAANVDTADIVERAHAGDALALEAVECFCGILGTFAGNLAVTLGALGGIYIGGGVVPKLGELFMRSSFRARFEAKGRFDAYLANIPTYLITAEYPAFLGVSAILAEQLSNRTGGASSAVFERIRQMRDALTPAERRVADLALNHPRSIINDPIVDIARKADVSQPTVIRFCRSLGCQGLSDFKLKLATGLTGTIPMSHSQVHLGDTATDFGAKVLDNTVSAILQLREHLNFEHVEQAIDILNNARRIEFYGLGNSNIVAQDAHYKFFRFGIPTIAYGDLYMQAASAALLGKGDVIVAVSKSGRAPELLRVLDVAMQAGAKVIAITSSNTPLAKRATVALETDHIEMRESQLSMISRILHLVMIDILAVGVAIRRAAPNAELAEAMARAKARAGAGDEAADVLDWLSHGAAPAAKD; encoded by the coding sequence ATGTCTACTGGTGCGCAAACTAAGGCCGCTGCGGCGAGCCAGCATGCGGACGGGCCGCGCCTATTGGCCGACGTCGGCGGCACGAACGCGCGCTTCGCGCTCGAGACGGGTCCGGGCGAAATCTCGCAGATCCGCGTGTACCCCGGCGCCGAGTATCCGACGCTCACCGACGCGATCCGCAGGTATCTGAAGGACGCGAAGATCGGCCGCGTGAATCACGCGGCGATCGCGATCGCGAATCCCGTCGACGGCGATCAGGTCCGGATGACGAATCACAACTGGAGCTTCTCGATCGAGGCGACGCGCCGCGCGCTCGGCTTCGACACGCTGCTCGTCGTCAACGATTTCACCGCGCTCGCGATGGCGCTGCCCGGCCTGACCGACGCGCAGCGCATGCAGATCGGCGGCGGCGCGCGCCGGCAGAACAGCGTGATCGGCCTGATGGGGCCGGGCACGGGGCTCGGCGTGTCGGGCCTCATCCCCGCCGACGACCGCTGGATCGCGCTCGGCAGCGAAGGCGGCCACGCGACGTTCGCGCCGATGGACGAGCGCGAGGATCTCGTGCTGCAGTACGCGCGCCGCAAGTACCCGCACGTGTCGTTCGAGCGCGTGTGCGCGGGCCCGGGCATGGAAATCATCTATCGCGCGCTTGCCGCGCGCGACAAGAAGCGGATCGCCGCGAACGTCGACACGGCCGACATCGTCGAGCGCGCACACGCGGGCGACGCGCTCGCGCTCGAAGCGGTCGAGTGCTTCTGCGGGATTCTCGGCACGTTCGCCGGCAACCTCGCGGTCACGCTCGGCGCGTTGGGCGGCATCTACATCGGCGGCGGCGTCGTGCCGAAGCTGGGCGAGCTGTTCATGCGCTCGTCGTTTCGCGCGCGCTTCGAGGCGAAGGGCCGCTTCGACGCGTATCTCGCAAACATCCCGACTTACCTGATCACAGCCGAGTATCCGGCGTTCCTCGGCGTATCGGCGATCCTCGCGGAGCAGTTGTCGAACCGCACGGGCGGCGCGTCGTCGGCCGTGTTCGAGCGGATCCGCCAGATGCGCGACGCGCTGACGCCCGCCGAGCGGCGCGTCGCCGATCTCGCGCTCAATCATCCGCGCTCGATCATCAACGATCCGATCGTCGACATCGCGCGCAAGGCCGACGTGAGCCAGCCGACCGTGATCCGCTTCTGCCGCTCGCTCGGCTGCCAGGGGCTGTCGGACTTCAAGCTGAAGCTCGCCACCGGCTTGACGGGCACGATCCCGATGAGCCACAGCCAGGTGCATCTCGGCGATACGGCCACCGACTTCGGCGCGAAGGTGCTCGACAACACGGTGTCGGCGATCCTTCAGTTGCGCGAGCACCTGAACTTCGAGCACGTCGAGCAGGCGATCGACATCCTGAACAACGCGCGGCGCATCGAGTTCTACGGGCTCGGCAATTCGAACATCGTCGCGCAGGACGCGCACTACAAGTTCTTCCGCTTCGGCATCCCGACGATCGCTTACGGCGACCTGTACATGCAGGCGGCGTCGGCCGCGCTGCTCGGCAAGGGCGACGTGATCGTCGCGGTGTCGAAGTCGGGACGCGCGCCGGAGCTTCTGCGCGTGCTCGACGTCGCGATGCAGGCGGGCGCGAAGGTGATCGCGATCACGTCGAGCAACACGCCGCTCGCCAAGCGCGCGACGGTCGCGCTCGAGACCGATCACATCGAGATGCGCGAGTCGCAGTTGTCGATGATCTCGCGGATCCTGCATCTCGTGATGATCGACATCCTCGCGGTCGGCGTCGCGATCCGCCGCGCCGCGCCGAACGCCGAGCTCGCGGAGGCGATGGCGCGCGCGAAGGCGCGCGCGGGCGCGGGCGACGAGGCCGCCGACGTGCTCGACTGGCTGAGCCACGGCGCGGCGCCCGCGGCGAAAGACTGA
- the pgl gene encoding 6-phosphogluconolactonase — translation MIEVHAFETPRAQTEALAQAVGEALAASLAQRARATLAVSGGTSPRPFLQTLSGAALDWPRIDVTLVDDRWVPDTDDASNAKLVRETLLQNTAAHARFAPLVDMRESLDAQVTALNQSPAHPLPDVAVLGMGEDGHTASIFADAPEWDHAIATTERFVGVHPGAAPHARVSLSLSALKRIDRLFLLIAGSRKRAVLEAAAAASQKNAISQLANHNGTKLDVYWCAN, via the coding sequence GTGATCGAGGTTCACGCTTTCGAAACCCCGCGCGCGCAAACCGAAGCGCTCGCGCAAGCGGTCGGCGAAGCGCTCGCGGCTTCGCTCGCGCAACGCGCGCGCGCAACGCTCGCGGTGTCGGGCGGCACGAGCCCGCGGCCGTTCCTGCAAACGCTGTCGGGCGCCGCGCTCGACTGGCCGCGGATCGACGTGACACTCGTCGACGACCGCTGGGTGCCCGACACCGACGACGCAAGCAACGCGAAGCTCGTGCGCGAGACGCTGCTGCAGAACACGGCCGCGCACGCGCGCTTCGCGCCGCTCGTCGACATGCGCGAGTCGCTCGACGCGCAAGTCACCGCGCTCAACCAGAGCCCCGCGCACCCGCTGCCCGACGTCGCCGTGCTCGGCATGGGCGAGGACGGCCACACCGCGTCGATCTTCGCGGACGCGCCCGAATGGGACCACGCGATCGCGACGACCGAGCGCTTCGTCGGCGTCCACCCGGGCGCCGCGCCCCATGCGCGCGTGAGCCTGTCGCTCAGCGCGCTCAAGCGCATCGATCGGCTGTTCCTGCTGATCGCGGGAAGCCGCAAGCGCGCGGTGCTCGAGGCGGCCGCGGCCGCGTCGCAGAAGAACGCGATTTCGCAACTGGCCAACCACAACGGGACGAAGCTCGATGTCTACTGGTGCGCAAACTAA
- the zwf gene encoding glucose-6-phosphate dehydrogenase: MHTDSSFTFVLFGGTGDLSMRKILPALFEAHRANMLSEAGRIVAVARHAADRDGYLQWVEEHVKPHAAKAAGGAFDEAVWRSFLERIVYVKLDLGRAEDYALLRDTVGQLSGIRVFYLATGPSLFVPICKALAAVGLNEGARIVLEKPLGYDLRSSNAINDAVGEIFAEDQIYRIDHYLGKEPVQNLLALRFGNALFEPLWRREWVESIQITIAEELGVEARGDFYDNTGALRDMVQNHLLQLLSIVAMEPPHSMDSDSVRDEKLRVLRALKPVEPRDIGKVAVRGQYHAGVIKGAQVPAYATEPGVKADSQTETFVALKVEIENWRWAGVPFFLRTGKRLADRVAEIVVNFRPVPHSALGPTALRAGANRLVIRLQPNESIRLYCLAKQPGEGMNLASVHLDLAFDQFFKEGQMEAYQRLLLDVINGRLALFVRRDEQEAAWRWVEPILNEWARSLKPPKPYAAGTWGPAAASAMLAQHGTCWLEEEN; this comes from the coding sequence ATGCATACCGATTCGAGCTTCACCTTCGTTCTCTTCGGCGGCACCGGCGATCTGTCGATGCGCAAGATCCTCCCCGCGCTCTTCGAGGCGCATCGCGCGAACATGCTGTCGGAAGCCGGCAGGATCGTTGCCGTGGCCCGCCATGCGGCGGACCGCGACGGCTACCTGCAGTGGGTCGAAGAGCACGTGAAGCCGCACGCGGCGAAGGCGGCGGGCGGCGCGTTCGACGAAGCGGTCTGGCGAAGCTTCCTCGAGCGCATCGTCTACGTGAAGCTCGACCTCGGCCGCGCGGAAGACTACGCGCTGCTGCGCGACACGGTCGGCCAGCTCTCGGGCATCCGCGTGTTCTATCTCGCGACGGGCCCGTCGCTCTTCGTGCCGATCTGCAAGGCGCTCGCCGCCGTGGGCCTGAACGAGGGCGCGCGGATCGTGCTCGAGAAGCCGCTCGGCTACGACCTGCGCTCGTCGAACGCGATCAACGACGCGGTGGGCGAGATCTTCGCCGAAGACCAGATCTACCGGATCGACCATTACCTCGGGAAGGAGCCGGTGCAGAACCTGCTCGCGCTGCGCTTCGGCAATGCGCTGTTCGAGCCGCTGTGGCGCCGCGAATGGGTCGAGAGCATCCAGATCACGATCGCCGAGGAGCTCGGCGTCGAGGCGCGCGGCGATTTCTACGACAATACCGGCGCGCTGCGCGACATGGTGCAGAACCACCTGCTGCAGCTCCTGTCGATCGTCGCGATGGAGCCGCCGCACTCGATGGATTCCGATTCGGTGCGCGACGAGAAGCTGCGCGTGCTGCGCGCGCTGAAGCCCGTCGAGCCGCGCGACATCGGCAAGGTCGCGGTGCGCGGCCAGTACCACGCGGGCGTGATCAAGGGCGCGCAGGTGCCCGCGTACGCGACCGAGCCCGGCGTGAAAGCGGACAGCCAGACCGAGACGTTCGTCGCGCTGAAGGTCGAGATCGAGAACTGGCGCTGGGCCGGCGTGCCGTTCTTCCTGCGCACCGGCAAGCGCCTCGCCGACCGCGTCGCGGAGATCGTCGTCAACTTCCGCCCGGTGCCGCACTCGGCGCTCGGGCCGACCGCGCTGCGCGCGGGCGCGAACCGCCTCGTGATCCGGCTGCAGCCGAACGAATCGATTCGCCTGTACTGCCTCGCGAAGCAGCCTGGCGAAGGGATGAATCTGGCGAGCGTGCACCTCGACCTCGCGTTCGACCAGTTCTTCAAGGAAGGCCAGATGGAGGCGTACCAGCGCCTGCTGCTCGACGTGATCAACGGCCGCCTCGCCCTCTTCGTGCGGCGCGACGAGCAGGAAGCCGCATGGCGCTGGGTCGAGCCGATCCTGAACGAATGGGCGCGCTCGCTGAAGCCGCCGAAGCCGTATGCAGCCGGCACGTGGGGGCCGGCCGCGGCGAGCGCGATGCTCGCGCAGCACGGCACCTGCTGGCTCGAAGAAGAAAACTGA